A region of Thermoplasmataceae archaeon DNA encodes the following proteins:
- a CDS encoding hydrogenase 4 subunit F: MSFGDIFAVLIILIPGAASVLYRSRIKQASVAAASADLVIAGIMYFERPQVGFFFVQDSTMVFIIMVLSVYLLSTIYSTRYLRGIEIMGISEPSYYFLMNLFTVSMLFSLEVNNYGLMWVGIEATTISSALLLITEKTETSLEATWRYIIIVSAGVTFAFISIILIYYTLGTLSVSSAIVSHVHSSIMVLAVSLALIGFGTKVGVFPVHTWLPDAHSEAPSPVSAMFSGVLLPTALYVLYRVYEIEPVTQLYVWFAVISIVAASIFMGYQVRYKRMFAYSTMENMNLALLGLAAGGPLGLTGALLLLLSHSFGKAGAFYSSGNILRFTGKKKISEVNGMASSMPYTSASLLMSSLAVTGAPPFGTFFGEFLILADVLSLHMYAPFIIVVIFLVTAFISVNYNVTGMIFSGKSPKMETDPLMSSLSILSSVLPLLIGILYLVVYVEAL, translated from the coding sequence ATGAGTTTCGGAGATATATTTGCAGTGCTGATCATATTGATCCCGGGAGCAGCCAGCGTTCTTTATCGATCCAGAATCAAGCAGGCATCAGTAGCAGCGGCTTCCGCTGACCTGGTAATTGCAGGTATAATGTACTTTGAGCGCCCACAGGTTGGATTTTTCTTCGTTCAGGATTCAACAATGGTCTTCATAATAATGGTTCTGTCGGTGTATCTTCTTTCGACTATATATTCCACAAGGTACCTGAGAGGCATAGAGATCATGGGCATCAGCGAACCTAGCTATTACTTTCTCATGAATCTTTTCACCGTCTCCATGTTATTCTCGCTAGAAGTCAACAACTATGGGCTGATGTGGGTTGGCATAGAAGCCACTACAATTTCTTCCGCTCTCCTCCTGATAACTGAGAAAACAGAAACCTCACTCGAAGCGACATGGAGATACATTATAATAGTTTCGGCTGGCGTAACCTTCGCCTTCATCTCCATAATACTGATTTATTATACGCTTGGGACTCTTTCGGTTTCATCTGCCATTGTTTCTCACGTGCACTCTAGCATAATGGTGCTTGCTGTCTCGCTTGCCCTAATAGGCTTCGGTACAAAGGTCGGAGTATTTCCAGTTCATACCTGGCTTCCGGACGCTCACAGCGAGGCGCCATCTCCGGTGAGCGCCATGTTCTCTGGAGTTCTCCTCCCCACAGCGCTTTATGTGCTTTACAGGGTATATGAAATTGAACCTGTCACACAGCTCTATGTCTGGTTCGCTGTCATTTCAATAGTGGCAGCCTCCATTTTTATGGGCTACCAGGTAAGATACAAAAGAATGTTTGCATATTCAACGATGGAGAACATGAATCTCGCTCTTCTCGGACTTGCTGCCGGAGGTCCTCTAGGACTTACTGGCGCCCTGCTTCTTCTCCTTTCGCATAGCTTTGGAAAAGCGGGCGCCTTCTATTCGTCGGGAAACATTCTGAGATTCACGGGAAAGAAGAAAATTTCAGAAGTCAATGGAATGGCTTCTTCTATGCCATACACATCCGCATCGCTTTTGATGTCCTCGCTGGCCGTAACAGGTGCGCCGCCTTTTGGAACGTTCTTTGGAGAATTTCTGATTCTTGCGGATGTGCTGTCTCTGCACATGTACGCGCCGTTTATCATTGTGGTTATATTTCTGGTAACGGCCTTCATCTCAGTTAATTACAATGTGACCGGCATGATATTCAGCGGTAAATCCCCAAAAATGGAGACTGACCCGCTCATGTCTTCGCTTTCCATTCTATCTTCCGTTCTACCCCTTTTAATCGGAATCTTATATCTGGTGGTGTACGTTGAGGCATTATAG